GGATTGCTACTTTAAGTGACGAATATTCAATTAGCAAAATATTATCATTGAAAAAAGAATTAAGTGCGACTTCCAAGACAAAGGCTAAAATTTTTGGTTCAGGAAAACATCTTTTTGAATTTATTTCTGATGACTTTAATGAACCAGTTGCTGATTTTAATGAATATCAATAATGAATTATTTAATTGACACGCATATT
The sequence above is a segment of the Bacteroidota bacterium genome. Coding sequences within it:
- a CDS encoding type II toxin-antitoxin system prevent-host-death family antitoxin produces the protein MNADTVKIELIDWIATLSDEYSISKILSLKKELSATSKTKAKIFGSGKHLFEFISDDFNEPVADFNEYQ